A region from the Variovorax sp. V93 genome encodes:
- a CDS encoding gamma-glutamyltransferase family protein: protein MNFDFSNPYLSTRIPIFARNVVSTSHPLASQAGLRMLQQGGNAVDAAIATAAVMTLVEPVSNGLGSDAFCILWDGKELHGLNASGRAPKAWTPDYFKAKYGADAATPPMRGIDSVTVPGAVRGWVALSERFGKLPFADLLAPAIDIAERGYLVPPVVQQKWAAAVPVLASVAGFAQTFMPWGRAPEVGELFRFTAAARALKAIARTKGEAYYSGEIAEALARFSKEQGGSLTVADLSAYQPEWVQPISRDYRGHTLHEIPPNGQGIAALIALGILEKFDIASLPVDSVASQHLQIEAMKLAFADVYRYVSEPSSMTVTPAQMLDDSYLASRARLIDVKKAQDFKAGNPVKGGTIYLTAADESGMMVSFIQSNYMGFGSGCVEPEFGISLQNRGHGFSLKAESPNVVAPGKRPFHTIIPAFLTKDGQPVMSFGVMGGNMQPQGHMQTLVRMLDYKQNPQAACDAPRWRFNAGLEINVEAAMNPATVQGLRELGHHLDVIDDSYQDFGAGQFIWRAGDPSVEGYVAASDPRRDGLAAGF, encoded by the coding sequence ATGAACTTCGACTTCAGCAACCCCTATCTCTCCACCCGCATTCCGATCTTTGCGCGCAACGTGGTGTCCACGTCGCATCCGCTCGCCTCGCAGGCGGGGCTGCGCATGCTGCAGCAGGGCGGCAATGCCGTCGATGCGGCCATTGCCACGGCGGCCGTGATGACGCTGGTCGAGCCCGTGAGCAACGGCCTGGGCAGCGATGCCTTCTGCATCCTGTGGGATGGCAAGGAACTGCACGGCCTCAACGCCTCGGGCCGCGCGCCCAAGGCCTGGACGCCCGACTACTTCAAGGCCAAGTACGGCGCCGATGCCGCCACGCCGCCGATGCGCGGCATCGATTCGGTCACCGTGCCGGGCGCGGTGCGCGGCTGGGTGGCGCTGAGCGAGCGCTTCGGCAAGCTGCCTTTTGCCGATCTGCTGGCGCCGGCCATCGACATCGCCGAACGCGGCTACCTGGTGCCGCCGGTGGTGCAGCAGAAATGGGCCGCCGCGGTGCCGGTGCTGGCCTCGGTGGCGGGCTTCGCGCAGACCTTCATGCCCTGGGGCCGGGCGCCCGAAGTGGGCGAGCTGTTCCGCTTCACGGCCGCCGCGCGTGCGCTCAAGGCCATTGCCCGCACCAAGGGCGAGGCCTACTACAGCGGCGAGATCGCCGAGGCGCTCGCCAGGTTTTCGAAAGAGCAGGGCGGCTCGCTCACGGTGGCCGACCTCTCGGCCTACCAGCCCGAATGGGTCCAGCCGATCTCGCGCGACTACCGCGGCCACACGCTGCACGAGATTCCGCCCAACGGGCAGGGCATTGCGGCGCTGATCGCGCTCGGCATCCTCGAGAAATTCGACATCGCCTCGCTGCCGGTCGACTCGGTCGCTTCGCAGCACCTGCAGATCGAGGCGATGAAACTCGCCTTCGCCGACGTCTACCGTTACGTGTCGGAGCCATCGTCGATGACGGTGACACCCGCGCAAATGCTCGATGACTCCTACCTGGCATCGCGTGCGAGACTCATCGACGTGAAAAAGGCACAGGACTTCAAGGCCGGCAACCCCGTCAAGGGCGGCACCATCTACCTCACGGCGGCCGACGAGAGCGGCATGATGGTGAGCTTCATCCAGAGCAACTACATGGGCTTCGGCTCGGGCTGCGTGGAGCCCGAGTTCGGCATCAGCCTGCAGAACCGCGGCCACGGCTTCAGCCTCAAGGCCGAGAGCCCGAACGTCGTGGCGCCGGGCAAGCGGCCGTTCCACACCATCATTCCGGCCTTCCTCACCAAGGACGGCCAGCCGGTGATGAGCTTCGGCGTGATGGGCGGCAACATGCAGCCGCAAGGCCACATGCAGACGCTGGTGCGCATGCTCGACTACAAGCAGAACCCGCAGGCCGCCTGCGATGCGCCGCGCTGGCGCTTCAACGCGGGGCTCGAGATCAACGTCGAGGCCGCGATGAATCCGGCCACGGTTCAGGGCCTGCGCGAGCTCGGCCACCACCTCGACGTGATCGACGACTCCTACCAGGACTTCGGCGCCGGCCAGTTCATCTGGCGCGCAGGCGATCCATCGGTCGAAGGCTACGTGGCCGCCAGCGATCCGCGCCGCGATGGCTTGGCGGCAGGCTTTTGA
- a CDS encoding DMT family transporter, whose translation MTKSAVQTGIPSSSASGARSIAPGLILASLGAVAFSGKAIIVKLAYRYGVDAITLIMLRMLFALPLFALMAWWAGRGKPALTGRDWFGVVGLGFSGYYLASFLDFAGLAYISASFERLILYLNPTLVLLFGWLLYRRRATRPQVLGMIVSYAGVLLVFGHELWIGGGGKGGGAAAWGTFLVFLSAVSYAGYLVYSGEFVKRLGSLRLVGLATTVACLLCILQFVLTRPMSAAMQVAPEVIWLSVLNATLCTAVPVLMVMMAIERIGPAMAAQTGMIGPLSTILMGVVILGEPFTAWIAAGTVLVIAGIFVFTRMGR comes from the coding sequence ATGACCAAGTCCGCCGTACAGACCGGCATTCCCTCATCTTCCGCAAGCGGCGCAAGGAGCATTGCGCCCGGCCTCATCCTCGCCTCGCTGGGCGCGGTCGCGTTCAGCGGCAAGGCCATCATCGTCAAGCTGGCCTACCGCTACGGCGTGGATGCGATCACGCTGATCATGCTGCGCATGCTGTTCGCGCTGCCGCTGTTCGCGCTGATGGCGTGGTGGGCCGGCCGCGGCAAGCCCGCGCTCACGGGGCGCGACTGGTTCGGCGTGGTGGGGCTCGGCTTCTCGGGCTATTACCTTGCGAGCTTTCTCGACTTTGCGGGGCTCGCCTACATCTCGGCCAGCTTCGAGCGGCTCATCCTTTATCTCAACCCCACGCTGGTGCTGCTGTTCGGCTGGCTTTTGTACCGGCGGCGCGCCACGCGGCCGCAGGTGCTCGGCATGATCGTGAGCTATGCCGGCGTGCTGCTCGTGTTCGGGCATGAGCTTTGGATCGGCGGTGGCGGCAAGGGTGGCGGGGCGGCGGCCTGGGGCACCTTCCTCGTGTTCCTGAGCGCCGTGAGCTATGCGGGCTACCTTGTCTACAGCGGCGAATTCGTCAAGCGCCTGGGCTCGCTGCGGCTCGTGGGGCTGGCCACCACCGTGGCCTGCCTGCTGTGCATCCTGCAGTTCGTGCTGACGCGGCCGATGAGCGCCGCGATGCAGGTGGCGCCCGAGGTCATCTGGCTGTCGGTGCTCAACGCCACGCTGTGCACGGCGGTGCCTGTCCTCATGGTCATGATGGCCATCGAGCGCATCGGCCCGGCCATGGCCGCGCAAACCGGCATGATCGGGCCGCTGTCGACGATCCTCATGGGCGTGGTCATACTCGGCGAGCCGTTCACCGCGTGGATCGCGGCCGGCACGGTGCTCGTGATTGCGGGCATCTTCGTTTTCACACGCATGGGGCGCTAG
- a CDS encoding SDR family oxidoreductase: MDLGIAGKTALVCGASKGLGYGCAEALVREGVNVVIVARGAEALEAAAAKLAAAAAGSPAPFVKHVAADITTEAGRAAVFALGHDFDIVVTNAGGPPPGDFRSWDREAWIKAVDANMLTPIELIKATVDGMAKRGFGRIVNITSSSVKSPIDILGLSNGARSGLTGFVAGVARTSIAAQGVTINNLLPGSFDTDRLKGTMAGTAQKTGQDFDTVWEARKKNIPARRFGTPAEFGAICAFLCSMQAGYMTGQNVLADGGAYPGTY; encoded by the coding sequence ATGGATTTGGGCATTGCAGGCAAGACCGCGCTGGTGTGCGGCGCGAGCAAGGGACTCGGCTACGGCTGTGCCGAGGCGCTGGTGCGCGAGGGCGTGAACGTGGTCATCGTGGCGCGCGGCGCCGAGGCGCTGGAAGCGGCGGCTGCGAAGCTGGCCGCAGCGGCAGCCGGCTCGCCGGCGCCTTTCGTCAAGCACGTGGCCGCCGACATCACGACGGAGGCCGGCCGCGCCGCGGTGTTCGCACTGGGCCACGACTTCGACATCGTGGTCACCAACGCCGGCGGCCCGCCCCCGGGCGACTTCCGCAGCTGGGACCGCGAGGCCTGGATCAAGGCCGTCGATGCCAACATGCTGACGCCCATCGAGCTCATCAAGGCCACGGTCGACGGCATGGCCAAGCGCGGCTTCGGGCGCATCGTCAACATCACCTCGAGCTCGGTGAAGTCGCCCATCGACATCCTGGGCCTCTCCAACGGTGCGCGCAGCGGCCTCACGGGCTTCGTGGCCGGCGTGGCGCGCACCTCCATCGCCGCGCAGGGCGTGACCATCAACAACCTGCTGCCCGGCTCCTTCGACACCGACCGCCTCAAGGGCACGATGGCAGGCACGGCCCAGAAGACCGGCCAGGACTTCGACACCGTGTGGGAAGCCCGCAAGAAGAACATCCCGGCCAGGCGCTTCGGCACGCCGGCCGAGTTCGGCGCGATCTGCGCCTTTCTCTGCAGCATGCAGGCGGGCTACATGACGGGGCAGAACGTCCTTGCTGACGGCGGCGCCTACCCTGGCACGTACTGA
- a CDS encoding DMT family transporter — protein sequence MQIQQRLTPSTVFLLTVPPLLWASNAVVGRLVRDLVSPLTLNFVRWVIAFVLLLPLAWPVLRRGSPMWPHWKRYAVLGLLGIGCYNAFQYLALQTSAPINVTLVGSSLPLWMLAVGGIFFGARVSGREIGGSLLSMLGVLLVLSRGEWRQLLALRLVPGDLYMILGTIAWAFYSWFLARTREPQGVRQDWAAFLMAQLVFGLAWSGLFAAGEWMLTDARMALGWPLLAALAFIGIGPAVLAYRCWGSGVQHAGPQAASFFMNLTPLFAALLSAAFLREPPHWYHGAAFALIVGGIVVSSRRR from the coding sequence ATGCAGATCCAGCAGCGCCTCACGCCGTCGACCGTCTTCCTGCTCACCGTGCCGCCGCTGCTGTGGGCGAGCAACGCGGTGGTGGGCCGCCTGGTGCGCGACCTGGTGTCGCCGCTCACGCTGAATTTCGTGCGCTGGGTCATCGCGTTCGTGCTGCTGCTGCCGCTCGCGTGGCCGGTGCTGCGCCGCGGCAGCCCGATGTGGCCGCACTGGAAGCGCTACGCGGTGCTGGGGCTGCTGGGCATCGGCTGCTACAACGCGTTCCAGTACCTGGCGCTGCAGACCTCCGCGCCGATCAACGTCACGCTGGTGGGCTCCAGCCTGCCGCTGTGGATGCTGGCGGTGGGCGGCATTTTCTTCGGCGCCCGTGTCAGCGGTCGCGAGATCGGTGGCTCGCTGCTCTCGATGCTGGGCGTGCTGCTGGTGCTGAGCCGCGGCGAATGGCGGCAGCTGCTCGCGCTGCGGCTGGTGCCGGGCGATCTCTACATGATCCTGGGCACCATCGCCTGGGCGTTCTACAGCTGGTTCCTCGCGCGCACGCGGGAGCCGCAGGGCGTGCGGCAGGACTGGGCCGCGTTCCTGATGGCGCAGCTGGTGTTCGGCCTCGCATGGTCGGGGCTGTTCGCGGCCGGGGAATGGATGCTGACCGATGCGCGCATGGCGCTCGGATGGCCGCTGCTGGCGGCGCTGGCCTTCATCGGCATCGGCCCGGCCGTGCTGGCCTATCGCTGCTGGGGCAGCGGCGTGCAGCATGCGGGGCCGCAGGCGGCGAGCTTCTTCATGAACCTCACGCCGCTGTTCGCTGCGCTGCTGTCCGCGGCCTTCCTGCGCGAGCCGCCGCACTGGTACCACGGTGCGGCCTTCGCGCTGATCGTGGGCGGGATCGTGGTGTCCTCACGGCGCCGATAG
- a CDS encoding quinone oxidoreductase, giving the protein MSKAVRIDRHGGPEELKIVDVEVGEPGPGEIRIRHKAVGLNFIDTYQRSGLYPFQMPLQLGMEASGVVEAVGEGVVHLKAGDRAAYASQPPGAYSELRVMPAKNVCKLPDAISFETGAAMMLKGLTTQYLLKKTLPVEGLQPGDFIVFHAAAGGVGLIACQWAKALGLQLIGTAGSDAKCKLALAHGAAHAINYSTENFAARVKEITGGKGVKVVYDSVGKDTWEGSIDCLRPFGLLAVFGNGSGPVPPISLGTLASKGSLYVTRPTLFTHMATRESTQAMADDLFGVVQSGAVKIPIDQRYALADVQQAHRDLEARKTTGCTILTL; this is encoded by the coding sequence ATGAGCAAAGCCGTCCGTATCGACCGCCATGGCGGCCCCGAGGAACTGAAGATCGTCGACGTCGAGGTGGGCGAGCCCGGCCCCGGCGAGATCCGCATCCGCCACAAGGCCGTGGGCCTGAACTTCATCGACACCTACCAGCGCAGCGGGCTCTATCCGTTCCAGATGCCGCTGCAGCTGGGCATGGAAGCCTCGGGCGTGGTCGAGGCGGTGGGCGAAGGCGTGGTGCACCTGAAGGCCGGCGACCGCGCCGCCTACGCGAGCCAGCCGCCCGGCGCCTACAGCGAGCTGCGCGTGATGCCGGCAAAGAACGTCTGCAAGCTGCCCGATGCGATCTCGTTCGAGACCGGCGCGGCCATGATGCTCAAGGGCCTGACGACGCAATACCTGCTGAAGAAGACGCTGCCGGTGGAGGGCCTGCAGCCCGGCGACTTCATCGTGTTCCACGCGGCGGCCGGCGGCGTCGGCCTGATCGCCTGCCAGTGGGCCAAGGCCCTGGGCCTGCAGCTGATCGGCACCGCGGGCAGCGATGCCAAGTGCAAGCTGGCCCTGGCGCACGGCGCGGCACATGCCATCAACTACAGCACCGAGAACTTCGCGGCCCGGGTGAAGGAGATCACCGGCGGCAAGGGCGTGAAGGTGGTGTACGACTCGGTCGGCAAGGACACCTGGGAAGGTTCCATCGACTGCCTGCGCCCCTTCGGCCTTTTGGCCGTGTTCGGCAACGGCTCGGGCCCGGTGCCGCCGATCAGCCTGGGCACGCTCGCGTCCAAGGGCTCGCTCTACGTGACACGGCCGACGCTGTTCACGCACATGGCCACGCGCGAGAGCACGCAGGCGATGGCGGACGACCTGTTCGGCGTGGTGCAGAGCGGCGCGGTGAAGATCCCGATCGACCAGCGCTATGCACTGGCCGACGTGCAGCAGGCCCACCGCGACCTGGAAGCGCGCAAGACCACCGGCTGCACCATCCTCACGCTCTGA
- a CDS encoding response regulator transcription factor — protein sequence MDTVRTFIVEDNPAIRENLAGTLREVARIDPVGQAETQDEGARWLAGNLSQWDLAIVDLFLKDGTGFGVLEACRNRDPNQKMVVLSNHLTPEMRRKCAQLGADAVFDKATELDDLIDFCLRRRQEQLMAPRLPAAH from the coding sequence ATGGACACCGTCAGAACCTTCATCGTCGAGGACAACCCCGCCATCCGCGAGAACCTGGCCGGAACCCTGCGCGAGGTGGCGCGGATCGATCCGGTGGGCCAGGCCGAAACGCAGGACGAGGGCGCGCGCTGGCTCGCAGGCAACCTCTCGCAGTGGGACTTGGCCATCGTCGACCTGTTCCTCAAGGATGGCACCGGCTTCGGCGTGCTCGAAGCCTGCCGCAACCGCGATCCGAACCAGAAGATGGTGGTGCTCAGCAACCACCTGACCCCGGAGATGCGCCGCAAGTGCGCGCAGCTGGGCGCCGACGCGGTGTTCGACAAGGCCACCGAGCTCGACGACCTGATCGATTTCTGCCTGCGCCGCCGGCAGGAGCAGTTGATGGCGCCGCGGTTGCCGGCGGCGCACTGA